From Candidatus Effluviviaceae Genus V sp.:
GATCAGGGTGACAGGCACGATGAGCGGGACGATCTCCTTCCTGTAGGATTCGATGACCTCGAGCGCCTCACGTTTCTCGTCCGGCGTGAGCTCCTTCTTGAAGTAGCCGAGTGCGTGCTGGAGAACGTTCGCGTTCTTCCCGGGCGTCGGCTTGGTCCTGAGCGCCCTGATCAGCAGCGCCTCGTAGGCGTCGAAGAGCTCCGAGCGCTTGAGCTCCTTCTGACGCGCCACGAGCTGTCCCATCTCCTTCAGGATCTTCGGGCTGTGAGCCATCAGCTGGAGCTTGTGCGCCGCATGGAAGTCGATGAGCGCCCTGGCCGACCGCCTGGTCCCCGTGGCGTCGCGATATCGCTTCAGGCAGAAGACGCTCTCGATGAAGTTCTCCCTGAGCACTGGGTCGTGCAGCCTGCCCTCCTCCTCGACCGGAAGCAGGGAGAAGTGGTCCATGAACATGCGGGCGAAGACGCCGGAACCGACCTTGTGCGGCATGCCCTTCTCGTCGAAGACCTTGACGCGTTCCATGCCGGAGCTCGGCGAGTTCGCCTTGAAGATGAACCCGGAGAGGTTCTCCTTCCCGAGCTCGCGAAT
This genomic window contains:
- a CDS encoding DUF1722 domain-containing protein; amino-acid sequence: MAGRTNADDDRPRLGISTCLLGESVRYDGGHKRDRFLTDTFGKYVDWVPVCPEVECGLPIPRESMHLEGDPDDPRLVTSRTNVDLTDKMKTWARKRIRELGKENLSGFIFKANSPSSGMERVKVFDEKGMPHKVGSGVFARMFMDHFSLLPVEEEGRLHDPVLRENFIESVFCLKRYRDATGTRRSARALIDFHAAHKLQLMAHSPKILKEMGQLVARQKELKRSELFDAYEALLIRALRTKPTPGKNANVLQHALGYFKKELTPDEKREALEVIESYRKEIVPLIVPVTLIGHYARKYEPEYLSRQTFLSPHPGELKLRNHA